From the genome of Scytonema hofmannii PCC 7110, one region includes:
- a CDS encoding type I polyketide synthase, whose product MTIDNYFNSLNDKDEIAIIGMSGRFPGAKNVDSFWQNIRDGVESISFFTDKELLSAGINPELLNDASYVRAGGVLENIELFDASFFGFSPREAEITDPQHRIFIECVWEALENASYNSQTYSGQIGLFAGVAPSSYLLSNLYPNREFMESVDSFQTLIGNDKDFLPTQVSYKLNLRGPSINVQTACSTSLVAVHLACQSLLNGESDIALAGGVSLSIPQKAGYQYQEGGIHSSDGHCRAFDANAQGCVPSQGIGIVVLKRLEDAIADGDLIHAVIKGSAINNDGSLKVGYTAPSVDGQREVILEALALAGVEPETIAYIETHGTGTKLGDPIEIKALTQAFRASTNEKGFCAIASVKTNVGHLNTAAGVAGLIKTVQALKHKQIPPSLHFKQPNTQIDFANSPFYVNTQLSEWKTNGTPRRAGVSSFGIGGTNAHVILEEAPVVETQHDRSSHSRPWQLLLLSAKTSTALETTTENLADHLHATPDINLPDVAYTLQVGRRAFEHRRIVVCHDTDDAVKVLTSQDPQRIFTYHHKSSHCPVIFMFSGQGAQYVNMGRELYDLDPTFRQQVDICAEILQPHLGLDIRHILYPSEQQIEVASQQLQQTAIAQPALFIIEYALAQLWIEWGVRPEATIGHSIGEYVAATIAGVFSLKDALAVVAKRGQLMQQLPAGSMLAIPLPQTEVQSLIQDVETRHGVSLHTNETSVQIAAINSPSSCVVSGSTDAIAALQNQLSSKGIECRLLHTSHAFHSGMMEPILEPFVQAVKQLKLNPPQIRFISNVTGSWITEDQATNPSYWSQHLRQTVKFSDGISQLLQQFEGVFLEIGPGRTLSTLTTQHLKSEAKQIVLSSLRHAKEQQSDVSFLLQTLGRLWLFGVEIDWSGFYTHEQRHRLPLPTYPFERQRYWIEPKKQGIDDRATSVSLGKKPDIADWFYIPFWKPSLPPARLEQQELAAQKSCTLVFLDECGLGTKLVEQLQQQNQDIITVTVGAEFTKLNECQYTLNPQHDRDYDTLIKELLTQQRLPKTIVHMWSVTPVTHKELELEDVEKTQAMGFYSLLFLAQTLGRQETTEDFNITVISNNLQPVTGTEVLFPEKATLLGPIKIIPQEYSNINCRSIDVILPSKGTWQEEKLVEQLLTELTVSTSECAIAYRGLNRWVQNFEPVRFDEAKIGKARLKEGGVYLITGGLGGIGLVLAEHLARTVQAKLLLIGRSAFPNRDEWEKWLMTHDETDSTSSKIRKLQALEQLGAEVLVVSADVSNTEQMQYAIAQAESQFGQLNGVIHAAGIIGGKPSEAIEKISRTDCEQQFQSKVHGLIVLDKVLQDRKLDFCLLLSSLSSVLGGLGFVAYSAANSFMDTFVHQRNQNHPVSWISVSWDGWQLEKENKQSTSVGASVAELAIKPEEGVQAFQRILNCSEFNHVVVSTGGLQARIDQWIKLESFQQKAAGQQANSLLLHSRPDLQNPYVPLTNEIEQTIGNIWQEVLGIKNIGLHDNFFELGGDSLLIIQVRSKLLKTLNKNLSIADLFEYSTISALAEYLGGKQVKEPTFQLADERASRKEAAMQEKRQLMKQRRMADA is encoded by the coding sequence ATGACTATAGACAATTACTTTAATAGCTTAAATGATAAAGACGAAATAGCTATCATCGGTATGTCGGGTCGTTTTCCTGGTGCTAAAAATGTTGACAGTTTTTGGCAAAATATCCGAGATGGTGTAGAGTCTATTTCTTTTTTCACTGATAAGGAACTATTGTCTGCTGGGATAAATCCAGAATTGCTGAATGATGCTAGCTACGTAAGAGCAGGGGGCGTCCTGGAAAATATAGAGTTATTTGACGCTTCATTTTTTGGCTTTTCTCCCAGAGAAGCCGAAATTACGGATCCACAACACCGTATTTTTATAGAATGTGTTTGGGAAGCTCTAGAGAATGCTAGCTACAACTCCCAAACTTACAGTGGTCAAATTGGTCTTTTCGCTGGTGTCGCTCCAAGTTCTTACCTGCTTTCAAACTTATATCCCAACCGGGAATTCATGGAATCCGTAGACAGCTTTCAAACTTTAATTGGAAACGACAAGGATTTCCTGCCCACGCAAGTTTCTTACAAGTTAAACTTGAGGGGACCGAGCATCAATGTTCAGACTGCCTGTTCCACATCATTGGTTGCTGTCCATTTAGCCTGCCAAAGTTTACTAAATGGCGAAAGTGATATCGCATTAGCAGGCGGTGTTTCACTCTCTATACCGCAAAAAGCTGGTTACCAGTATCAAGAAGGAGGGATTCATTCTTCTGATGGACATTGCCGAGCCTTTGACGCTAATGCTCAAGGCTGTGTTCCTAGTCAAGGTATAGGCATTGTGGTTTTGAAGCGGTTAGAAGATGCCATTGCCGATGGCGACTTGATTCATGCAGTCATCAAAGGTTCGGCTATCAATAACGATGGTTCTTTAAAGGTTGGTTACACAGCTCCCAGTGTTGACGGTCAAAGAGAGGTCATTTTAGAGGCGCTTGCCTTAGCTGGAGTTGAACCTGAGACGATCGCGTATATAGAAACACATGGTACCGGAACTAAATTAGGAGACCCCATTGAAATTAAGGCTCTTACACAAGCGTTTCGTGCTAGCACAAACGAAAAAGGTTTTTGTGCGATCGCTTCAGTAAAGACCAATGTTGGACATCTGAATACAGCTGCAGGTGTAGCTGGTCTAATTAAGACTGTACAAGCACTAAAACACAAACAAATACCCCCCAGCTTACACTTTAAGCAACCTAATACCCAAATAGATTTTGCCAATAGTCCTTTCTACGTCAATACTCAGTTGTCCGAGTGGAAAACTAACGGAACTCCTCGTAGAGCAGGTGTCAGTTCTTTCGGAATCGGAGGCACTAATGCCCATGTTATTTTGGAAGAAGCCCCAGTCGTAGAAACCCAGCACGACAGATCTAGTCATTCGCGTCCTTGGCAATTGTTGCTGCTCTCAGCCAAAACCAGTACAGCCCTAGAAACTACCACAGAAAATTTAGCAGACCACCTGCACGCGACGCCTGATATTAACTTGCCTGATGTGGCTTACACCTTACAAGTAGGTCGTCGGGCTTTTGAGCATCGCCGTATCGTGGTATGCCATGACACAGACGATGCGGTGAAAGTTTTAACCTCCCAAGACCCGCAACGTATTTTTACTTACCACCATAAGTCCAGTCACTGTCCAGTCATCTTCATGTTTTCCGGACAAGGGGCACAATATGTGAATATGGGTCGAGAACTGTACGATCTTGATCCCACATTTCGCCAGCAAGTAGATATCTGTGCTGAGATTCTCCAGCCTCACCTCGGTCTTGATATCCGTCATATACTTTATCCTAGCGAACAACAAATTGAAGTTGCTTCCCAGCAACTGCAACAAACAGCGATCGCCCAACCAGCACTGTTTATTATCGAGTATGCCCTCGCCCAATTGTGGATAGAATGGGGAGTGCGTCCAGAGGCAACGATCGGTCACAGCATCGGGGAGTATGTCGCCGCAACAATTGCAGGTGTATTCTCCCTAAAAGATGCCTTAGCTGTTGTAGCAAAAAGGGGACAACTGATGCAACAGTTGCCCGCAGGCAGTATGCTTGCCATTCCACTTCCACAAACAGAGGTGCAATCCCTCATACAAGATGTAGAGACACGCCATGGCGTGTCTCTACATACTAATGAAACGTCTGTACAAATAGCAGCCATCAACAGTCCATCTTCGTGCGTAGTTTCTGGTTCAACTGATGCGATCGCCGCACTCCAAAACCAATTATCCTCCAAAGGAATTGAATGTCGGCTGTTGCATACATCTCATGCATTTCATTCTGGGATGATGGAACCCATTTTGGAACCATTTGTGCAGGCTGTGAAACAACTGAAGCTCAACCCGCCTCAGATTCGCTTCATTTCCAATGTCACAGGAAGTTGGATTACAGAAGACCAAGCCACAAATCCCAGCTACTGGAGTCAGCATCTGCGGCAAACTGTGAAATTTTCAGATGGTATATCTCAATTGTTACAACAGTTTGAAGGTGTTTTTCTAGAGATCGGTCCAGGGCGGACGTTAAGCACATTAACAACACAGCATTTAAAGTCAGAAGCAAAACAAATTGTGCTGTCTTCTTTACGCCATGCCAAAGAACAACAATCGGATGTTAGCTTTTTGTTACAGACATTAGGTCGGCTGTGGCTTTTTGGTGTAGAAATAGACTGGTCAGGATTTTATACCCACGAGCAGCGCCATCGTCTCCCTTTGCCCACCTACCCCTTTGAGCGCCAACGTTATTGGATTGAACCCAAAAAACAAGGAATTGATGACCGTGCTACATCTGTATCACTAGGTAAAAAGCCCGACATTGCTGACTGGTTTTACATTCCTTTTTGGAAACCATCTTTACCCCCAGCACGACTCGAACAGCAAGAATTAGCAGCGCAAAAATCTTGTACTTTAGTGTTTCTCGATGAGTGCGGCTTGGGTACCAAACTAGTAGAACAACTGCAACAACAAAACCAAGATATCATTACCGTAACAGTTGGGGCAGAATTCACTAAGCTAAACGAGTGTCAATATACCCTTAATCCTCAACACGATCGTGATTACGATACCTTAATCAAGGAACTGTTAACACAACAGAGGTTGCCAAAAACCATTGTTCATATGTGGAGCGTCACACCTGTCACTCACAAAGAATTGGAACTTGAAGACGTTGAGAAAACCCAAGCAATGGGATTTTACAGTCTGCTATTTCTTGCTCAAACGCTGGGAAGACAAGAAACGACTGAGGATTTTAACATCACAGTGATTTCTAACAACCTACAGCCAGTGACAGGAACGGAAGTGCTTTTTCCAGAGAAAGCAACATTACTTGGACCGATTAAAATCATACCCCAAGAATACTCAAATATCAACTGCCGTAGTATTGATGTTATTCTTCCCTCAAAAGGAACTTGGCAAGAAGAAAAACTCGTAGAACAATTACTGACGGAACTGACAGTTTCTACTTCTGAATGCGCGATCGCCTATCGAGGGCTGAATCGTTGGGTACAAAATTTTGAACCAGTGCGCTTTGATGAAGCGAAAATTGGAAAAGCACGATTAAAAGAAGGAGGAGTCTATCTCATTACAGGTGGACTCGGAGGTATCGGACTGGTTTTGGCAGAACACTTAGCGCGAACTGTACAAGCAAAACTCCTGTTGATAGGACGTTCAGCCTTCCCCAACCGAGACGAGTGGGAAAAATGGCTAATGACTCACGATGAGACAGATAGCACCAGCAGCAAAATTCGGAAATTGCAAGCACTCGAACAGTTGGGTGCAGAAGTTTTGGTGGTGAGCGCGGATGTCAGCAACACAGAACAAATGCAATATGCGATCGCGCAAGCAGAGTCACAGTTTGGTCAGCTAAACGGTGTCATCCACGCTGCTGGAATTATTGGAGGTAAACCTTCTGAAGCTATTGAAAAGATAAGTAGAACTGATTGCGAGCAGCAATTTCAATCAAAAGTACATGGACTCATAGTATTAGACAAGGTTTTGCAAGATAGAAAGCTTGATTTTTGTTTGTTGTTGTCTTCCTTATCATCTGTTTTAGGCGGATTGGGATTTGTTGCTTACTCAGCAGCCAATAGCTTCATGGATACTTTTGTGCACCAACGCAATCAGAACCATCCTGTTTCATGGATAAGCGTAAGCTGGGATGGTTGGCAACTGGAAAAAGAAAATAAACAAAGTACATCTGTGGGCGCAAGTGTGGCTGAATTGGCTATTAAGCCGGAAGAAGGGGTACAAGCTTTTCAAAGGATTTTGAACTGTAGTGAATTCAATCATGTAGTTGTCTCGACAGGAGGACTTCAAGCTAGGATTGACCAATGGATTAAGCTTGAATCTTTTCAACAGAAAGCAGCTGGTCAACAAGCAAATTCATTATTACTCCATTCCAGACCTGATTTACAAAATCCCTACGTTCCTCTCACAAATGAGATTGAACAAACGATTGGCAATATTTGGCAAGAGGTTCTTGGGATAAAGAATATAGGTCTCCATGATAATTTTTTTGAATTAGGTGGAGATTCACTACTCATAATTCAGGTTCGCAGTAAACTTCTAAAAACATTAAATAAAAATCTCTCAATAGCTGACCTATTTGAATATTCGACCATAAGTGCCTTGGCAGAATATCTTGGTGGAAAACAGGTTAAAGAACCAACATTTCAGCTAGCTGATGAACGTGCTAGCAGAAAAGAAGCGGCTATGCAAGAAAAAAGACAATTAATGAAACAACGGAGGATGGCAGATGCATAA
- a CDS encoding LLM class flavin-dependent oxidoreductase, with translation MEFSLYYFSGDGSTTHANKYNLLIESAKFADRNGFAAVWTPERHFHPFGGLYPNPSLTSAALAMVTERIQLRAGSVVMPLHNPVRVAEEWSMVDNLSNGRVALAFASGWTVDDFVLSCESHANRKETMWRGIQTVQKLWESEQVELKDVTGKAFNVKTFPRPIQRKLPTWIVCQSNATFIEAGKIGANILTSLLGGTLEEVAPQIALYRESLAKHGHNPKAAKVAMMIHTFVGEDFNTVKEQAREPFCNYLKTHIDLLENLARNAGIKVNLEKFTEADINSLLRFAYEGWLKGRTLIGSKTTCMQMIERLKQASVDEVACLIDFNPNFDAVMASLPYLKELKDMCILEKQKMVSLS, from the coding sequence ATGGAATTTAGCTTATATTATTTTTCCGGTGATGGATCTACAACTCACGCAAACAAGTATAATCTATTAATAGAAAGTGCTAAGTTTGCAGATCGAAATGGGTTTGCAGCAGTTTGGACTCCTGAACGGCACTTTCACCCGTTTGGAGGACTTTATCCCAACCCATCTTTAACAAGTGCAGCGTTGGCGATGGTAACTGAGCGAATTCAATTACGTGCCGGTAGTGTTGTCATGCCACTTCATAATCCAGTACGTGTGGCTGAAGAATGGTCTATGGTTGATAATCTTTCAAATGGTAGAGTTGCCCTTGCTTTTGCCTCAGGTTGGACAGTAGATGACTTTGTACTTTCTTGCGAAAGTCATGCCAACCGCAAAGAAACCATGTGGCGTGGAATCCAAACAGTCCAGAAACTTTGGGAAAGTGAACAAGTTGAACTCAAAGATGTAACTGGAAAAGCTTTCAATGTAAAGACGTTTCCACGACCAATACAGCGTAAGCTCCCTACTTGGATTGTTTGTCAATCAAACGCAACATTTATTGAAGCTGGCAAAATAGGTGCTAACATATTAACCTCTCTACTGGGAGGGACTCTAGAAGAGGTAGCGCCACAGATAGCACTGTATCGTGAATCTTTAGCAAAACACGGTCATAACCCTAAAGCAGCCAAGGTAGCAATGATGATACATACCTTTGTAGGAGAAGACTTTAACACCGTAAAAGAACAAGCGAGGGAACCTTTTTGCAATTACTTGAAGACACATATTGATCTACTTGAAAATCTGGCAAGGAATGCTGGTATCAAGGTAAATTTAGAAAAATTTACAGAAGCAGATATCAATAGTCTTTTACGGTTTGCCTATGAAGGTTGGCTAAAAGGAAGAACTCTAATTGGGTCAAAAACAACTTGTATGCAAATGATTGAGCGTCTGAAGCAAGCTAGTGTTGATGAAGTTGCTTGTCTTATTGACTTCAACCCAAACTTTGATGCTGTGATGGCAAGTTTACCTTATCTCAAAGAGTTGAAAGATATGTGTATCCTAGAGAAACAAAAAATGGTATCACTTAGCTAA
- the panP gene encoding pyridoxal-dependent aspartate 1-decarboxylase PanP, which translates to MTLSKQEMPNQNYLCETEQTLHYEIEEQVMQLFASSSQTTSIEDKIDNIIHDLSQEFLSTVNANTDIDINSLLGKFCESKIPLEPANFESYLQDLGKNVITHSIHTSSPQFIGHMTSALPCFVRPLAKLMTAMNQNAVKIETAKALSFCERESLAMLHRLIYNFSDNFYVQHIQNNSSTLGILVSGGTVANITALWCARNAALGPKDGFGGIEKEGLAAALDFYGYKGAVIIGSELMHFSFDKAADLMGISTHGLIRVPTDCNNRVDIQALRQAVIECRAQNQLIIGIVGVAGTTDSGGVDSLSEIADIAQEAHVHFHVDAAWGGPLIFSEQHRHKLAGIERADSVTIDGHKQLYLPMGIGMVFMRDPHMAEAIEKQASYTMRKGSFDLGKRALEGSRPGMALFLHAGLNLLGLKGYEFLIDEGIRKTQYMADRICMMPEFQLLAEPDTNLLLYRYIPEPLRELVAKKQLTEIDNQLIDQFNERLQKIQRQIGRTFISRTTKTTVSFGKEIPIIALRAVIANPLTTEEDIDAVLNDQIQIASQFEISNFLEAIEKSV; encoded by the coding sequence ATGACATTAAGCAAACAAGAAATGCCAAACCAAAATTACTTGTGTGAAACTGAGCAAACATTGCATTATGAGATTGAAGAACAAGTGATGCAATTGTTTGCTTCATCTAGTCAAACGACATCTATTGAAGACAAAATAGATAATATTATTCACGATCTATCTCAAGAATTTTTAAGTACAGTTAATGCTAACACTGACATTGATATAAACTCCTTATTAGGAAAATTTTGTGAGAGTAAAATACCTCTTGAACCTGCTAATTTTGAAAGCTATCTCCAAGATCTAGGCAAAAATGTTATTACTCATTCAATACACACATCTTCGCCACAGTTTATCGGTCACATGACCTCGGCGCTTCCTTGTTTTGTACGTCCTTTAGCTAAACTGATGACGGCAATGAACCAAAACGCCGTCAAAATAGAGACTGCTAAAGCCCTAAGCTTTTGTGAACGTGAATCTTTGGCGATGTTGCATCGACTGATTTACAACTTTTCTGATAATTTCTATGTTCAGCACATTCAAAACAACTCCAGTACGCTGGGAATCTTAGTTTCTGGCGGGACAGTAGCAAATATCACGGCTCTGTGGTGTGCTCGAAATGCGGCTTTGGGACCGAAAGATGGGTTTGGTGGCATAGAAAAAGAAGGCTTAGCCGCAGCCCTAGATTTCTACGGCTACAAAGGAGCAGTAATTATTGGCTCTGAGTTGATGCATTTCTCTTTTGATAAAGCCGCAGATTTAATGGGTATCAGTACGCATGGTTTGATCAGAGTCCCTACGGACTGCAACAATCGAGTTGACATACAGGCACTGCGCCAAGCTGTTATAGAATGTCGTGCCCAAAACCAGCTTATTATTGGTATTGTAGGCGTTGCTGGCACCACAGACTCAGGTGGTGTGGATTCGCTCTCCGAGATTGCAGACATTGCACAGGAAGCTCATGTTCATTTTCACGTAGATGCTGCTTGGGGTGGACCGCTCATTTTTTCCGAACAACATCGGCATAAGCTTGCTGGTATCGAACGGGCTGATTCAGTAACCATTGATGGACATAAACAACTATACCTGCCAATGGGCATCGGTATGGTCTTTATGCGCGATCCGCACATGGCGGAAGCAATTGAAAAGCAAGCAAGCTACACCATGCGTAAGGGGTCATTCGATTTAGGTAAACGCGCTTTAGAAGGTTCTCGACCTGGTATGGCTTTATTCTTACACGCTGGGCTAAATTTGCTTGGACTTAAGGGATATGAATTTTTGATTGATGAAGGAATTCGGAAAACTCAATATATGGCAGATCGTATCTGTATGATGCCTGAGTTTCAGTTGTTAGCAGAACCTGATACTAACCTGCTTCTCTATCGCTATATTCCGGAACCGTTGAGAGAGCTTGTTGCCAAAAAGCAGTTGACCGAAATTGACAATCAACTCATCGATCAATTTAATGAACGCTTGCAGAAAATTCAGCGCCAAATTGGTCGTACTTTTATCTCGCGAACGACAAAAACAACCGTTAGCTTTGGTAAAGAAATACCGATCATTGCCCTACGTGCAGTGATTGCCAACCCGCTAACTACCGAAGAAGATATTGACGCAGTTTTAAATGACCAAATTCAAATTGCTTCTCAATTTGAAATTTCAAATTTTCTAGAAGCTATTGAGAAATCAGTCTAG
- a CDS encoding non-ribosomal peptide synthetase yields the protein MSDFSQQLAALSPEQRMLFEKRLKQRSLTPLKTSEISKRKEQNELPLSFAQQRLWFFQQLNPDNSAYNVFSALRLEGQLNVALLAKVFTEIVRRHESLRTTFITNSEGQPIQAIASAQPITLPIVDLKEAPNKEQEVQRLAITEAQQPFDLTKPLLRITLLQLEQTEYVLLLTMHHIVSDRWSLGVFVREMKALYEAFSRKQPSPLPELPIQYADWAIWQQEYLQGTVLSAQMAYWKQQLANLPVLELPTDRPRPAVATYQGAKQSFELSKGLSDALKALSAKERVTLFTLLLAAFNVLLYKYTYQNDIVVGTDIANRNRVETEGLIGFLINTLVLRTNLSGNPTFRSLLSRVREVTLGAYDHQDLSFDKLVDVLNPERNLSQMVPLFQVKFDLQSAQVEPLELLDLTVTPLVLDNGTAKFELRFNLQETNRGIKGLVEYSTDLFDATTINRMVKHFQTLLEGIIANPEQRLSELPLLTEPEQQTLLVEWNNTQINYSQQCIHQLFEAQVECTPDATAVVFEDEQLTYRELNARANQLAHYLRKLGVEPEVLVGICVERSLDMVIGLLGILKAGGAYVPLDPTYPQERLAFILENAQVQVLLTQAQLMEAIPQHKAKVVCIDTDWLSIAQHSKENAVTQVTANNLAYVIYTSGSTGKPKGVQIPHGALNNFLHAMRQTPGLTELDTLLAVTTYSFDIAALELFLPIIVGACLVVTSREVASDGTQLSAKLTHSNATVMQATPATWQLLLAAGWAGNHQLKILCGGEALPKHLANELLNRHDSVWNMYGPTETTIWSAACLVKTDSTVAPISHPIANTQFYILDQHAQLVPVGVPGELHIGGDGLARGYLNRPELTAEKFIPNPFNNKSASRLYKTGDLARYLPNGEIEYIGRIDHQVKVRGFRIELGEIEALISQHPAVRETVVDVREDSASSQRLVAYAVLHTEQTLTITELRVFLESKLPNYMIPTAFVVLDKLPLTPNGKVNRKVLPVPNQIRPELEVVYQPPQTEVEHTIANTWQEVLLVKDVGIHDNFFDLGGHSLLLIQVHNKLQKIFQRNFPLVEMFQYPSVSHLARYLSQESSEQLSFTQHSHRPESRTASVQRRKQARKEHRATTK from the coding sequence ATGAGTGATTTTTCTCAACAACTTGCTGCTCTTTCTCCAGAGCAACGGATGCTATTTGAGAAGCGGCTCAAGCAGAGGAGCTTAACCCCTCTAAAAACTTCAGAAATATCTAAAAGAAAAGAGCAAAATGAGTTACCTTTGTCCTTTGCTCAACAACGGCTATGGTTTTTCCAGCAATTAAACCCTGACAACAGTGCTTACAATGTTTTTAGCGCCTTACGTCTTGAGGGTCAGCTTAATGTAGCATTGCTAGCAAAAGTATTTACAGAAATTGTCAGGCGTCATGAAAGCTTACGGACAACTTTTATTACCAATTCAGAGGGACAACCAATTCAGGCAATTGCTTCAGCCCAGCCCATCACATTACCAATAGTCGATCTCAAGGAAGCGCCTAACAAAGAGCAAGAAGTTCAACGGCTTGCTATTACGGAAGCTCAGCAACCCTTTGACCTCACCAAACCATTACTGCGAATAACTCTCTTACAGTTGGAACAGACAGAGTATGTGCTGCTGTTAACAATGCATCACATCGTATCTGACCGCTGGTCTTTGGGGGTATTTGTTCGGGAAATGAAAGCCCTTTACGAAGCTTTTTCTCGCAAGCAACCTTCTCCACTACCCGAACTGCCGATCCAATATGCAGACTGGGCAATTTGGCAGCAAGAATATTTGCAAGGAACAGTTTTGTCAGCGCAGATGGCTTACTGGAAGCAGCAACTTGCTAACCTTCCTGTTTTAGAACTGCCTACCGACAGACCACGACCAGCTGTTGCAACTTATCAAGGAGCAAAACAGTCTTTTGAGTTATCTAAAGGTCTATCCGATGCACTCAAAGCTTTGAGCGCGAAGGAAAGGGTAACACTATTTACATTATTATTAGCCGCATTTAATGTCTTACTATATAAATATACTTACCAGAATGACATTGTCGTAGGTACAGATATTGCCAATCGCAATCGAGTCGAGACCGAGGGATTAATTGGTTTTTTGATCAACACCTTGGTATTGCGTACTAACTTGTCTGGAAATCCCACTTTTCGCTCCTTACTCAGTCGGGTACGTGAGGTGACTCTGGGAGCTTATGACCATCAAGACCTCTCGTTTGATAAACTAGTAGATGTATTGAATCCAGAGCGAAATCTGAGCCAAATGGTACCCCTATTTCAGGTCAAATTCGATCTGCAATCGGCACAAGTGGAACCATTGGAGCTTTTGGATCTAACTGTGACTCCCTTAGTGTTGGACAATGGGACAGCAAAATTTGAGTTACGCTTCAACCTACAGGAAACAAATCGAGGAATAAAAGGACTGGTAGAGTACAGTACCGATCTGTTCGATGCCACTACCATAAATCGGATGGTAAAGCATTTTCAGACCTTGCTTGAGGGCATTATCGCCAATCCGGAGCAGCGGCTTTCGGAGTTACCACTGTTAACAGAACCCGAGCAGCAAACTTTGCTAGTGGAGTGGAATAATACTCAAATTAACTATTCCCAACAATGCATCCATCAGTTATTTGAGGCTCAGGTTGAATGCACACCTGATGCTACTGCTGTGGTCTTTGAAGATGAGCAGCTAACCTACCGAGAATTAAACGCAAGAGCCAATCAACTGGCGCACTACTTGCGAAAGCTAGGTGTAGAACCAGAGGTATTGGTGGGAATTTGTGTAGAGCGATCGCTCGACATGGTCATCGGGCTATTAGGCATTCTCAAAGCGGGTGGCGCTTATGTACCCCTTGACCCCACTTATCCCCAAGAGCGATTAGCTTTTATACTAGAAAACGCCCAAGTACAAGTGCTGCTGACTCAAGCGCAACTGATGGAGGCAATCCCCCAACACAAAGCCAAAGTCGTTTGTATAGATACCGATTGGCTCTCTATTGCCCAACACAGCAAGGAAAACGCAGTCACTCAGGTCACTGCTAACAACCTGGCCTATGTTATTTATACCTCTGGTTCTACGGGCAAGCCCAAGGGTGTGCAAATTCCCCACGGCGCTTTGAACAACTTCTTGCACGCTATGCGGCAAACGCCAGGGCTAACCGAGCTTGATACCTTGTTAGCTGTCACCACCTATTCCTTTGATATTGCCGCGTTGGAACTTTTCCTGCCTATCATAGTCGGTGCTTGTCTAGTAGTCACAAGCCGGGAAGTTGCCTCGGACGGAACGCAGTTGTCAGCAAAATTGACTCACTCAAATGCTACAGTCATGCAAGCCACACCAGCTACATGGCAGCTACTTCTGGCCGCAGGCTGGGCTGGGAATCATCAATTGAAAATCCTCTGTGGCGGCGAAGCTTTACCAAAACACCTCGCCAATGAATTACTCAATCGGCATGACTCGGTGTGGAATATGTATGGTCCTACGGAAACCACCATTTGGTCAGCAGCCTGCTTGGTAAAAACTGACAGCACTGTTGCGCCAATTAGTCACCCGATTGCTAACACACAATTCTATATCCTAGACCAACACGCTCAATTAGTTCCTGTTGGAGTACCTGGAGAACTGCACATAGGTGGGGATGGACTAGCACGTGGCTACCTAAACCGCCCCGAACTGACAGCAGAAAAATTTATCCCCAACCCCTTTAATAACAAATCAGCCTCCCGCCTGTACAAAACAGGAGATTTAGCCCGCTATCTACCCAATGGAGAGATAGAGTACATTGGACGAATCGACCACCAGGTCAAAGTCCGTGGCTTCCGCATCGAGCTTGGAGAGATTGAAGCACTTATCAGTCAACATCCAGCAGTCAGAGAAACTGTAGTTGACGTTCGCGAAGATTCAGCTTCTTCTCAACGTTTAGTAGCATATGCCGTCTTGCATACAGAGCAAACACTGACGATTACTGAACTACGAGTCTTTTTGGAGTCCAAGCTGCCAAATTATATGATACCAACAGCTTTTGTGGTGCTAGATAAACTACCCCTGACACCTAATGGCAAGGTTAATCGTAAGGTATTGCCAGTACCTAACCAAATACGTCCCGAATTGGAAGTAGTTTATCAACCACCCCAAACTGAAGTAGAACACACTATTGCTAATACTTGGCAAGAAGTACTTCTTGTTAAGGACGTAGGAATCCATGATAATTTCTTTGACCTCGGCGGTCATTCATTACTCTTAATTCAGGTTCATAACAAGTTGCAAAAAATATTTCAGCGAAATTTTCCCTTAGTTGAAATGTTTCAATATCCAAGCGTAAGTCATTTAGCTAGATATCTCAGTCAGGAGTCAAGCGAACAACTATCTTTTACACAACATTCTCATCGACCTGAAAGTAGGACAGCTTCAGTACAGCGCCGAAAACAAGCCAGGAAAGAACATCGAGCAACGACAAAGTAA